A region from the Deltaproteobacteria bacterium genome encodes:
- a CDS encoding CoA transferase: MADYIKEHYDFPLTKMSVNKPLKGVRVIDAGNMVAAPFATVLLADFGAEVIKIEHPKNGDGQRKLEPIMDGIPLWWKSVARNKRCITLDLGKPEGGEIFRQIVKGQDVVVENYRPGTFEKWGIGPDVLRGIDPRIIMLRISGFGQTGPYKNRAGFGRVAEAMSGLTNLIGEPDGPPMSPGYPLGDLIAGIFGSLSIMMALYHRDQHGGSGQVIDLGLFEAVFRFLDFDPIQYDQMKTVHHRTGNRVAYVAPSSMFKTKDGKYLTLAASTQSVWLRLAEAIGRKDMTTDPKFLDNSARVENSIECNGVVGAWIEQHTRDEVIEHFDKHGVAYSAVFDMEDAFRDIQYRAREAMVRVPDPDLGEAIVQNVVPKFSDTPGSVDFLGRKLGEDNEAIYCGELGFSKEKLAELKAAEII, from the coding sequence ATGGCTGACTACATTAAAGAACACTACGATTTTCCATTGACCAAGATGAGCGTCAACAAACCGCTCAAGGGCGTGCGCGTGATCGACGCCGGCAACATGGTGGCGGCGCCGTTCGCGACGGTGCTGCTCGCCGACTTCGGCGCTGAAGTGATCAAGATCGAACATCCGAAAAATGGCGACGGCCAGCGCAAGCTCGAACCGATCATGGACGGCATCCCGCTATGGTGGAAGTCGGTGGCGCGCAATAAACGCTGCATCACTCTCGATCTTGGTAAGCCCGAGGGCGGCGAGATTTTTCGCCAGATTGTCAAAGGCCAGGATGTTGTCGTCGAAAATTATCGCCCAGGAACATTCGAAAAATGGGGCATCGGTCCCGACGTGCTGCGTGGCATCGATCCGCGCATCATCATGCTGCGCATCTCCGGTTTCGGTCAGACCGGGCCGTACAAAAATCGCGCCGGCTTCGGCCGGGTCGCCGAAGCGATGAGTGGGCTGACCAATTTGATCGGCGAGCCGGACGGCCCGCCGATGTCGCCAGGCTATCCTCTTGGCGATTTGATCGCTGGCATATTCGGTTCGCTGTCGATCATGATGGCGCTTTATCATCGCGATCAGCATGGCGGTAGCGGGCAGGTGATCGATCTCGGTTTGTTCGAAGCGGTGTTTCGTTTCTTGGACTTCGATCCGATCCAGTACGATCAGATGAAAACCGTGCATCATCGCACCGGTAATCGCGTCGCCTACGTGGCGCCGAGTTCCATGTTCAAAACCAAGGACGGTAAATATTTAACTCTGGCCGCGAGCACGCAGAGCGTTTGGTTGCGCTTGGCCGAAGCGATCGGGCGCAAAGATATGACGACCGATCCTAAATTTCTCGACAATTCGGCGCGGGTAGAAAATTCCATCGAGTGCAATGGCGTCGTCGGCGCCTGGATCGAACAGCACACGCGCGACGAAGTGATCGAGCATTTCGACAAGCATGGCGTCGCCTATTCAGCCGTCTTCGACATGGAAGACGCCTTTCGCGATATCCAATACCGCGCCCGCGAAGCGATGGTGCGCGTCCCCGACCCCGACCTCGGTGAGGCGATCGTGCAGAATGTCGTGCCGAAATTTTCCGACACCCCCGGTTCGGTGGATTTTCTCGGCCGCAAGTTGGGCGAAGACAACGAAGCGATTTACTGCGGCGAGTTGGGTTTCTCCAAGGAGAAATTGGCGGAACTCAAAGCGGCGGAGATTATTTAG
- a CDS encoding amidohydrolase yields the protein MQIKHKLISADSHAGFDRGDFTHRMFATKWGDKIPKIVETKEDGKRIDRWTVYGEVRHGDVANCPALMGEPFPTYPQLYEEIPKAYHDPKARLAMLDADGVDAEVLFPNPPGGTFFEFGDVEYELDVVRAYNDTLAEWYRVSDRYVPLAIVPYLSSPEAIKRELARAAAAGHRGVNLMGEMPKGLPHITDPYWYPVWDVCQALELPIHFHGSAGLSAGASVRKWSGYSPRQAHSAQTATSAVTPAQIVPQFIFSGITEKFSGLISVFPEAGVGSLNYVIATCDHEWESRHLWTEGITTRPSEIVRRQMYVNFWFEAEGIKLRDDIGVDNIMWESDFPHVASYYPHSWREVERVLTGVPEADRRKMQYENAVRLYKIDAVLPA from the coding sequence ATGCAGATCAAACATAAACTCATCAGCGCGGATTCCCACGCGGGTTTCGACCGCGGCGATTTTACGCATCGCATGTTCGCGACTAAATGGGGCGATAAGATTCCCAAGATCGTTGAGACTAAAGAAGACGGCAAGCGCATCGACCGCTGGACCGTGTACGGCGAGGTGCGTCATGGCGATGTCGCCAATTGCCCGGCGTTGATGGGCGAGCCGTTTCCGACCTATCCGCAGCTCTACGAAGAAATTCCCAAGGCCTATCACGATCCCAAGGCGCGCTTGGCGATGCTCGATGCCGACGGCGTCGACGCCGAAGTGCTGTTTCCCAACCCGCCCGGCGGCACGTTCTTCGAGTTCGGCGATGTCGAGTACGAGTTGGATGTCGTGCGCGCTTACAACGACACGCTGGCCGAATGGTATCGCGTCAGCGACCGCTATGTGCCCTTGGCGATCGTGCCGTACTTGAGTTCGCCGGAAGCGATCAAACGCGAGCTCGCGCGCGCCGCGGCGGCGGGCCATCGCGGCGTCAACTTGATGGGCGAGATGCCCAAGGGCTTGCCGCACATCACCGATCCTTACTGGTATCCGGTTTGGGATGTTTGTCAGGCGCTGGAGCTGCCGATTCATTTTCACGGCTCAGCCGGATTGAGCGCGGGCGCGTCGGTGCGCAAGTGGAGCGGTTACTCGCCGCGCCAGGCGCACTCGGCGCAGACCGCGACTTCGGCGGTGACGCCGGCGCAGATCGTGCCGCAATTTATTTTTTCCGGCATCACCGAAAAGTTTTCCGGCTTGATCAGCGTGTTTCCCGAGGCCGGCGTCGGCAGCTTGAACTACGTGATCGCCACCTGCGATCACGAGTGGGAGAGCCGCCACTTGTGGACCGAAGGCATCACCACGAGGCCGAGCGAAATCGTGCGCCGGCAGATGTACGTGAACTTTTGGTTCGAGGCCGAAGGCATCAAGCTGCGCGACGACATCGGCGTCGACAACATCATGTGGGAGTCGGATTTTCCGCACGTGGCGTCGTACTATCCGCACTCTTGGCGCGAGGTCGAGCGCGTGCTCACCGGCGTGCCCGAAGCCGACCGGCGTAAGATGCAATACGAGAACGCCGTGCGGCTGTACAAGATCGACGCGGTGTTACCTGCCTAA
- a CDS encoding UbiD family decarboxylase codes for MAFDSLGDFIKAADAVGEVLHVDGADLELDVGGLTELTAEKNGPMVLFDKFAGFPAGFRVAANANRTLRRFALAMGLPLDIHPLELLRRWRDKRADSKPIPARVVKDGPILSNIQEGAAVNIESFPAPRWHPGDGGRYIGTQDMVIVRDPEAGWVNMGCYRAMIQRRDRVSLWINPQKHGRILAQKYWRAGKAAPVAVVFGCEPVTWMTASMSPPFGTSEYELAGAYRGSPVDVVELPLTNLPVPAHAEIVIEGEIPPESEETAVEGPFGEWPGYYTHQGPEAVVRIKRIYYRDNPIIAGAPPLRPINWSNFTNYVHLWEHLERSGITDVHGVWGFYNGLLTVVSLKQRYAGHAKQALITAAGFRHGDMKTYYVTVDDDIDPTNQEEVLWAMCTRVDPTTAVDVVRDAWTADLDPRVSPARRAEGDLTVGRMLINACKPFAWREQFAKTNVFGVEDREKLQAKWGELLATIGKR; via the coding sequence ATGGCATTCGATTCATTGGGCGATTTCATCAAAGCGGCGGACGCGGTCGGCGAAGTGTTGCATGTCGATGGCGCGGATTTGGAGCTGGATGTTGGCGGCTTGACTGAACTTACGGCTGAGAAGAATGGACCGATGGTGCTGTTCGATAAATTCGCTGGTTTCCCCGCCGGCTTTCGGGTTGCCGCGAACGCTAATCGCACGCTACGCCGCTTCGCTTTGGCGATGGGATTGCCGCTCGATATTCATCCGCTGGAATTACTGCGGCGCTGGCGCGACAAGCGCGCCGATTCGAAACCGATTCCCGCGCGGGTTGTCAAAGACGGACCGATTCTTTCTAACATTCAAGAAGGCGCCGCCGTTAACATCGAAAGTTTCCCCGCGCCGCGTTGGCATCCGGGCGACGGCGGCCGCTACATCGGCACTCAGGACATGGTGATTGTGCGCGATCCCGAAGCGGGCTGGGTCAACATGGGTTGTTACCGCGCGATGATCCAGCGGCGCGATCGCGTCAGCTTGTGGATCAATCCGCAAAAACACGGACGCATTCTCGCGCAAAAATATTGGCGCGCGGGAAAAGCCGCGCCGGTGGCCGTCGTGTTCGGCTGCGAACCGGTCACCTGGATGACCGCGTCGATGTCGCCGCCGTTTGGGACTTCCGAATATGAACTCGCCGGCGCGTACCGCGGCAGTCCCGTCGATGTCGTCGAGTTGCCGCTGACGAATTTACCCGTGCCGGCCCACGCCGAGATCGTCATCGAAGGCGAAATTCCACCGGAGAGCGAAGAGACCGCCGTCGAAGGACCTTTCGGCGAGTGGCCGGGCTATTACACGCATCAGGGACCGGAAGCGGTGGTGCGTATCAAGCGCATTTACTACCGTGACAATCCGATCATCGCCGGCGCGCCGCCGCTGCGGCCGATCAACTGGAGCAACTTCACCAACTACGTCCATCTTTGGGAGCATCTCGAACGCTCCGGCATCACCGACGTGCACGGCGTGTGGGGATTTTACAACGGCCTGCTCACCGTCGTGTCGCTCAAGCAGCGCTACGCCGGCCACGCCAAGCAAGCGCTGATCACCGCGGCGGGTTTCCGCCATGGCGACATGAAGACTTACTACGTGACGGTGGACGACGACATCGATCCGACCAATCAAGAAGAAGTTCTGTGGGCGATGTGCACGCGCGTCGATCCGACGACCGCCGTCGACGTTGTTCGCGATGCTTGGACCGCCGATCTCGATCCGCGCGTCTCGCCGGCGCGGCGCGCCGAAGGCGATCTGACGGTTGGCAGAATGTTGATCAACGCTTGCAAGCCGTTCGCCTGGCGCGAGCAGTTCGCCAAGACCAATGTGTTTGGCGTTGAAGATCGTGAGAAGCTGCAAGCGAAGTGGGGCGAGCTGCTGGCGACCATCGGCAAAAGGTGA
- a CDS encoding enoyl-CoA hydratase/isomerase family protein encodes MSYQNILTERIDKVALVTLNRPEKLNALSYELACDLEEELGKIENDDSVHVVVLTGAGPRAFTAGGDIHQMVKSTPEEMAARTDQRREMNWHLATFTKPIIGAINGLAYGAGAQLTTMLDIRIGCEHAEIQFLAAKYGRANSTWSLPLVVGMPKAKELLYTGRPIKAEEALSIGLLNQVVPCANLLTSAIDMAKQIGANDPRMVQGIKKLLDDDVGAPWRERFDNEQSARKNKLKANSPKEGFKAFLDRKGIR; translated from the coding sequence ATGAGCTACCAAAATATTTTGACCGAGCGCATCGACAAAGTCGCGCTCGTCACGCTTAACCGGCCGGAAAAACTCAATGCGCTCAGCTACGAACTCGCCTGCGATCTCGAGGAAGAACTCGGCAAGATTGAAAATGACGACAGCGTTCACGTGGTGGTGTTAACCGGCGCCGGGCCGCGCGCCTTCACCGCCGGCGGCGACATTCATCAAATGGTGAAATCGACGCCGGAAGAAATGGCCGCGCGCACCGATCAACGGCGCGAGATGAACTGGCATCTGGCGACGTTTACCAAACCGATCATCGGTGCCATCAATGGACTAGCCTACGGCGCCGGCGCGCAGTTGACGACCATGCTCGACATTCGCATCGGCTGCGAACACGCCGAGATTCAATTTCTCGCGGCGAAATACGGCCGGGCCAATTCCACATGGTCGCTGCCGCTGGTCGTCGGCATGCCCAAAGCCAAAGAGCTGCTCTACACCGGCCGGCCGATCAAAGCCGAAGAAGCCCTCAGCATCGGCTTGCTCAACCAAGTAGTTCCCTGCGCGAATTTGTTGACCAGCGCCATCGACATGGCCAAACAGATCGGCGCCAATGACCCACGCATGGTCCAGGGCATTAAGAAATTACTCGACGACGACGTCGGCGCCCCCTGGCGTGAACGTTTCGACAACGAACAGAGCGCGCGCAAGAACAAACTCAAAGCCAACTCGCCGAAAGAAGGCTTCAAAGCATTTTTGGATCGCAAAGGAATCCGCTAG
- a CDS encoding extracellular solute-binding protein, with protein MKQSVIGVFQLSGPLLALFLFGASHLNAADTLQSLIAGAKTEDEITFIAGAQTFGGRKGLADLEAAFNKRFALKSKINFAAGPDMNARAARHITEIKAGRKVSSDIFLGSQSHQALLHKENALEKVNYAGLFSWVTKEMEIFPGETVLTYTSPNGIVYNKDLIPKDKAPKNYADLVDPKLSPTWAGKIAIPPYVAWLAELSLVWGADKVKDYARKLVAISGGRLRYSEEERVVSGEFPIMANFGDALSAMWSWQPKGAPLVALPGVSPINTDYFQLSVPKNAVHPNSAKLFAAFMTTREAQDIMQKHESRSSHLVEGTLMQKYLKDNKVAVQEPKLSISYYLKNEDAEGLQFKEELAKILKGS; from the coding sequence ATGAAACAGTCCGTCATCGGAGTTTTCCAGCTCAGTGGTCCGCTGCTCGCGCTATTTCTCTTCGGCGCGTCTCATCTAAACGCCGCCGACACGCTGCAATCGCTCATCGCCGGTGCGAAAACCGAAGACGAAATCACTTTCATCGCCGGCGCGCAGACCTTCGGCGGACGCAAAGGGCTGGCCGATCTCGAAGCGGCATTCAACAAACGTTTCGCCCTCAAGAGCAAAATCAATTTCGCCGCCGGTCCCGACATGAACGCCCGCGCGGCGCGTCATATCACCGAGATCAAAGCCGGGCGCAAAGTCTCCTCCGACATTTTCCTCGGCTCCCAGTCGCATCAGGCGCTGCTGCACAAAGAAAACGCCCTGGAGAAAGTAAACTACGCCGGCCTCTTTTCTTGGGTGACCAAGGAGATGGAAATCTTTCCTGGCGAAACCGTGCTGACCTACACATCGCCCAACGGCATCGTCTACAACAAAGATTTGATTCCCAAAGACAAGGCGCCGAAGAATTACGCCGATCTCGTTGACCCGAAGCTGAGTCCCACTTGGGCCGGCAAGATTGCGATTCCGCCTTACGTCGCCTGGCTCGCCGAACTCTCTCTCGTCTGGGGAGCGGACAAGGTAAAAGATTACGCGCGCAAGCTCGTGGCGATTAGCGGCGGGCGCTTGCGCTACAGCGAAGAAGAGCGGGTCGTCAGCGGTGAGTTTCCCATCATGGCGAACTTTGGCGATGCGCTTAGCGCGATGTGGTCATGGCAGCCCAAAGGCGCGCCGCTGGTCGCCTTGCCCGGCGTCTCGCCGATCAACACCGACTATTTTCAGTTGAGCGTGCCGAAAAATGCCGTCCATCCCAACTCGGCAAAACTTTTCGCCGCCTTCATGACTACGCGCGAAGCTCAAGACATCATGCAGAAGCACGAATCGCGCAGCTCCCATTTGGTCGAGGGCACGTTGATGCAAAAATACCTCAAGGATAACAAAGTCGCCGTGCAAGAGCCCAAACTGTCGATCAGCTACTATCTTAAGAACGAAGACGCCGAAGGATTACAGTTCAAAGAGGAGCTGGCGAAAATTTTGAAAGGGTCATGA
- a CDS encoding phosphate/phosphite/phosphonate ABC transporter substrate-binding protein, which produces MTMNISTRNPSMASRTLRYFGKVVGWRLLFTMTLSVAFGWRSDAHAQNGNQAAVKTLNLGLVSEINRTAIEEHFRDLVTYVARKLAPGSNLEAKVVVAPTPFELVKLLEQKRVDFYMESVYPTYTINYVHDAGKTLLRRWKGGLAEYQSLIFVRQDSGIRRIDDLRGKPIAFEDPGSTSGYLMAKFFLQRRGLKLAEKKEFDANASPAQLHYFFAHSQEKLFDAVMTKRADAGAFSDDDYAHLGAKEKADINILGQTEKFPRHLVSVRADLAIATASRLETILLGMAEDEEGRRILSKTDQTTKFDRLPGGDAALRKRLLESFYSTEINL; this is translated from the coding sequence ATGACTATGAACATCTCTACGAGAAATCCCTCGATGGCGTCAAGAACTTTGCGCTACTTTGGAAAAGTAGTCGGCTGGCGGCTGTTGTTCACCATGACATTGTCGGTCGCGTTCGGTTGGCGCAGTGACGCCCACGCGCAGAACGGCAATCAGGCGGCGGTGAAAACGCTCAATTTGGGATTGGTGTCGGAAATCAACCGTACGGCCATCGAAGAACATTTTCGCGATTTAGTAACGTATGTGGCGCGCAAGCTGGCGCCGGGTTCGAACCTCGAAGCCAAGGTGGTGGTCGCACCGACGCCCTTTGAGCTGGTCAAGCTTCTGGAACAAAAGCGCGTCGACTTCTACATGGAGAGCGTCTATCCGACCTACACGATCAACTACGTGCACGACGCCGGCAAGACGCTGCTGCGCCGTTGGAAGGGCGGCCTCGCGGAGTATCAAAGTTTGATTTTTGTCCGACAGGACAGCGGCATCAGAAGGATCGACGACCTGCGCGGCAAACCCATCGCCTTCGAAGATCCCGGTTCGACTTCGGGTTATCTGATGGCGAAGTTTTTTCTCCAGCGGCGCGGCCTCAAGCTCGCCGAGAAAAAAGAGTTCGACGCCAATGCCTCACCGGCGCAGCTACATTATTTTTTCGCCCATTCGCAGGAAAAATTGTTCGACGCGGTGATGACCAAGCGGGCCGACGCCGGTGCCTTCAGTGATGACGATTACGCGCACTTGGGTGCGAAGGAGAAGGCCGACATTAATATTTTGGGCCAGACCGAAAAATTTCCGCGCCATTTGGTTTCGGTGCGCGCCGATCTCGCCATCGCGACCGCAAGTCGCTTGGAAACGATCTTGCTCGGCATGGCCGAAGATGAAGAAGGCCGGCGCATTCTAAGTAAAACCGATCAAACCACCAAGTTCGACCGCCTCCCCGGCGGCGACGCGGCGCTGCGCAAACGGCTGCTGGAAAGTTTTTATTCGACGGAGATCAATCTATAG
- a CDS encoding xanthine dehydrogenase family protein molybdopterin-binding subunit yields MSYQVVGQSTPRIDNTGKVTGDAHYTSDVLLPGTLWAKCLRSPHAHARIVKLDTSRAAKAPGVRAVLTGNDVRGILYGRRYRDISVLAQDSVRFIGERVAAIAADTLEQAEQALELIDVQYEELPAVFDPVAAAKEGAPLIHPNVNSYKGLPKQFDKPTNAFVQDVFTRGDISQGFAEADVIVENTYTVPRVHQAFLEPHCCLVWIDEQERIQMWSPCKVPQGLKSSMAAAFDLPKEKIRVNPVAIGGDFGGKGAPIDEPICYLLAKRSGRPVKMVMEYREEFIAGAPRHAAVMRLKTGVTRDGTIVAHEMEAYLDAGAYGGFRPGAVIGGVGHAGGCYRAAHARIAVSRVYTNNIPGGQMRAPGEPQGVFAAESHIDCVARKVGMDPVKFRLKNLMVEGDETLTGSHYRAIKAKETLNAAVNAAGYNSPKAKNVGRGVAMGYRGPGGGNTALQISLNADGTMVIHTGLFEQGTGTYTTLRQIAAEELHCDPEEFRIDTLDTDLGASFDSGIGGSRGTRVASGAAFTAACDAREKLFALAKNLLGWSKADIALDGEHLVDKKSKQRRRWCELLLSVGRAIVGEAVNKDEEHSPVTAFAAQVAEVSVDPDTGEVTLRKLTTAHDTGVIMNPVGHQGQIDGGVMQGVGYGLIEYLPVQDGRVEVANFGEYKIPNVKDIPALKTVLVESSSGVGPYKVKGIGENPISPVAPAIANAIEDAVGVRIRDLPITAEKVYAALRAKKS; encoded by the coding sequence ATGAGCTACCAAGTCGTCGGTCAATCCACACCGCGCATCGACAATACCGGCAAAGTCACGGGCGATGCGCATTACACTTCGGACGTGTTGCTGCCGGGAACTTTGTGGGCGAAATGTTTGCGTAGTCCCCATGCCCATGCGCGCATTGTTAAATTAGACACCAGCCGGGCGGCAAAAGCGCCGGGCGTGCGCGCGGTGCTCACCGGCAACGATGTCCGCGGCATTCTCTACGGCCGGCGCTATCGGGATATTTCCGTGCTGGCGCAGGATTCGGTGCGCTTCATCGGCGAGCGGGTTGCCGCCATTGCCGCCGATACGCTGGAGCAAGCCGAGCAGGCGCTGGAGTTGATCGACGTTCAGTATGAAGAATTGCCGGCGGTGTTCGATCCGGTGGCGGCAGCTAAAGAGGGAGCGCCGCTGATTCATCCCAACGTCAACAGTTACAAAGGTTTGCCCAAGCAATTCGACAAGCCAACCAACGCTTTCGTGCAGGACGTTTTTACCCGCGGCGATATCAGTCAAGGTTTCGCCGAGGCCGACGTCATCGTCGAGAATACTTACACTGTGCCGCGGGTGCATCAGGCGTTTCTCGAACCGCACTGCTGTCTGGTTTGGATCGACGAGCAGGAGCGCATTCAAATGTGGTCGCCTTGCAAGGTGCCGCAGGGTTTGAAGTCGAGCATGGCCGCGGCCTTCGATCTGCCTAAGGAAAAAATTCGCGTCAATCCGGTCGCTATCGGCGGCGACTTCGGCGGCAAGGGCGCGCCCATCGACGAGCCGATTTGTTACTTACTCGCCAAGCGCAGCGGCCGGCCGGTGAAGATGGTGATGGAGTACCGCGAAGAGTTTATCGCCGGCGCGCCTCGCCACGCCGCCGTCATGCGATTGAAGACGGGCGTGACGCGCGACGGCACCATCGTCGCGCACGAGATGGAAGCCTATCTCGATGCCGGCGCCTACGGCGGCTTTCGTCCCGGCGCGGTGATCGGCGGCGTCGGCCATGCGGGCGGCTGTTATCGCGCGGCGCATGCGCGCATCGCCGTCTCTCGCGTCTACACCAACAATATTCCCGGCGGCCAGATGCGCGCGCCGGGCGAACCCCAAGGCGTATTCGCGGCGGAATCGCACATCGATTGTGTGGCGCGCAAAGTCGGCATGGACCCGGTGAAGTTTCGCTTGAAAAATTTGATGGTCGAAGGCGACGAGACGCTCACCGGCAGCCACTATCGCGCCATCAAAGCCAAGGAGACGCTCAATGCCGCGGTGAACGCCGCGGGTTACAATTCACCGAAAGCAAAAAACGTCGGCCGCGGCGTCGCCATGGGCTATCGCGGACCGGGCGGCGGCAACACGGCGCTGCAGATTTCTCTCAACGCCGATGGCACGATGGTGATCCACACGGGCTTGTTCGAGCAAGGCACGGGCACTTACACGACGCTTCGGCAAATCGCCGCGGAGGAACTCCACTGCGATCCGGAAGAGTTTCGCATCGACACTTTGGATACGGACTTGGGCGCGTCCTTCGATTCCGGCATCGGCGGCAGCCGCGGCACAAGAGTCGCCAGCGGCGCGGCGTTCACTGCGGCCTGCGATGCGCGAGAAAAACTTTTCGCTTTGGCGAAAAATTTATTGGGTTGGTCGAAAGCCGACATCGCCCTCGACGGCGAGCACTTGGTTGACAAGAAATCGAAACAGCGTCGGCGCTGGTGCGAATTATTATTAAGCGTCGGCCGCGCCATTGTTGGCGAGGCGGTCAACAAAGACGAAGAGCACTCGCCGGTGACGGCGTTCGCCGCGCAGGTCGCCGAAGTCTCCGTCGATCCGGATACCGGCGAAGTGACGCTACGCAAATTGACCACGGCGCATGACACCGGCGTGATCATGAACCCGGTCGGCCATCAGGGCCAGATTGATGGCGGCGTGATGCAAGGCGTCGGCTACGGTTTGATCGAATACTTGCCAGTGCAAGACGGCAGAGTCGAAGTGGCCAACTTTGGCGAATATAAAATTCCCAACGTCAAAGATATTCCCGCGCTCAAAACCGTGCTCGTCGAGAGCAGCAGCGGCGTCGGACCGTACAAAGTCAAAGGCATCGGCGAGAATCCGATCTCGCCGGTGGCGCCGGCGATCGCCAATGCGATTGAAGACGCGGTCGGCGTGCGCATTCGCGATCTGCCGATCACGGCGGAAAAGGTTTACGCCGCGCTGCGCGCGAAGAAATCGTAA
- a CDS encoding LLM class flavin-dependent oxidoreductase produces MRIALGLPSRIANASGALMLEWATRAEQGPFSSLVVTDRVVSQALEPLSVLAMAAGATKRIRLMTSVVIGPTRETTLLARQAATIDTLSAGRLTLGVGIGVRKNDYLASGNNFHRRGRLSEDQFALLRRLWAGEKLSEETGPIGPPAVHPSGPELLIGGYVPAIAQRIGKWGDGYMAPGGGEPEAMAKMWRDIQQAWKENQRQGQPRWVGASYFALGPNANDHAARYINANYGYNPELAKRRLSALPTTDEKLIEAIQRQADMGVDEFILRPCAEDLDQMDRLAEVAAKIV; encoded by the coding sequence ATGCGCATCGCACTTGGATTACCTAGCCGCATCGCTAACGCCTCGGGCGCGTTGATGCTCGAATGGGCCACCCGCGCCGAGCAAGGTCCGTTCTCCAGTTTGGTGGTCACCGATCGCGTCGTATCGCAAGCTCTCGAACCGTTGTCGGTGCTGGCCATGGCCGCGGGCGCGACAAAAAGAATTCGGCTGATGACCAGCGTGGTCATCGGTCCGACGCGCGAAACGACCTTGCTGGCGCGCCAAGCCGCGACCATTGACACGCTGTCCGCCGGCCGACTGACGTTGGGCGTCGGCATCGGCGTGCGTAAGAACGACTATCTCGCCAGCGGAAATAATTTTCATCGCCGCGGCCGTTTGTCGGAAGATCAATTCGCGCTGCTGCGCCGGCTCTGGGCGGGCGAAAAGTTATCCGAGGAAACCGGACCCATCGGCCCACCGGCAGTTCATCCCAGCGGACCCGAACTACTTATCGGCGGCTACGTGCCGGCCATCGCCCAGCGTATCGGCAAGTGGGGCGACGGCTACATGGCGCCGGGCGGCGGCGAACCGGAAGCGATGGCGAAAATGTGGCGGGATATTCAACAAGCGTGGAAAGAAAACCAACGCCAAGGCCAGCCGCGCTGGGTCGGCGCCAGCTACTTCGCGCTGGGACCCAACGCCAACGATCACGCGGCGCGCTATATCAACGCCAACTACGGCTACAATCCCGAGCTCGCAAAGCGCAGACTCAGCGCGCTGCCGACCACTGACGAAAAGTTGATCGAAGCGATCCAGCGCCAAGCCGACATGGGCGTCGACGAATTTATTCTCCGCCCCTGCGCCGAAGATCTCGACCAAATGGACCGCCTCGCCGAAGTCGCGGCGAAAATCGTTTGA
- a CDS encoding citryl-CoA lyase, with protein sequence MAEPAKIVTGIGKADLHRILVRGYDLNKDLVGKITFTDMTSLILRGRLPTANEARMLDALMVILVEHGMISHVVAARLIYHCAPEAMQAAVAAALCGAGSVHLGSSEWSAKMLLDALPNDTQNPENDAVATKIIDDYTTRKQRIPGIGHRTHAEGDPRAETLFNIAKDTGVYGKYCELIQCLSKRSSERRKRLIPVNVTGAIAAIALDMGYPWQITKAFALIGRTLGAIGHIAEEIQNPMAPQIDLAIKQALVYEPVRG encoded by the coding sequence ATGGCAGAACCGGCAAAAATCGTCACCGGCATCGGCAAGGCCGACCTGCACCGCATATTGGTGCGCGGCTATGACTTGAACAAAGACTTGGTCGGCAAGATCACTTTCACCGACATGACCTCGCTGATCCTGCGCGGCCGCTTGCCCACCGCCAACGAGGCGCGAATGCTCGACGCGCTGATGGTCATCTTGGTCGAGCATGGCATGATCTCTCATGTGGTTGCGGCGCGCTTGATCTATCATTGCGCCCCGGAAGCGATGCAAGCCGCGGTGGCCGCCGCGCTATGCGGCGCCGGCAGCGTCCATCTCGGCTCGTCGGAGTGGTCGGCAAAGATGCTGCTCGACGCACTGCCCAACGACACCCAGAACCCCGAGAACGATGCCGTCGCGACCAAAATCATCGACGACTACACGACGCGCAAGCAGCGCATACCGGGCATCGGCCATCGCACCCACGCCGAAGGCGATCCGCGCGCCGAGACTTTATTTAACATCGCCAAAGACACCGGCGTCTACGGCAAGTATTGCGAGCTGATCCAGTGCCTATCCAAACGGTCGAGCGAACGGCGCAAACGGCTGATCCCGGTCAACGTCACCGGGGCCATCGCCGCCATCGCACTGGACATGGGTTACCCTTGGCAAATTACCAAGGCTTTCGCGTTGATCGGCCGCACGCTCGGCGCCATCGGCCACATCGCCGAAGAAATTCAAAACCCCATGGCGCCGCAAATCGATCTCGCCATCAAACAAGCGCTGGTCTACGAACCGGTGCGAGGCTAG